The sequence GGTCACGCCGAACCGCGTGACCCAGGTGAAGAGCGCCGAGAACGACGGCTACCGCGCCGTGCAGGTGACCTGCGGCACGCGGCGGGCCTCGCGCGTGACCCGGCCGATGGTCGGGCACTTCGCGAAGGCGGGTGTCGAGGCCGGGCGCGGGCTGTGGGAGTTCCGCCTGGGAGACGGGGAAGGGGTGGACCTGGCCATCGGACAGGAAGTCCGGGTCGACATGTTCCAGGCGGGGCAGAAGGTAGACGTGACCGGCACGACCCAGGGCAAGGGGTTCGCCGGTGTCATCAAGCGCTACCACTTCAGCGCCCAGGACGCGACCCACGGCAACTCGCTCTCGCACCGGGCGCCCGGCTCCATCGGTCAGCGCCAGACGCCGGGCCGGGTGGTGAAGGGCAAGCGGATGGCGGGACATCTGGGTAACGCGCGCCGCACGTCGCAGACCCTCGAGGTCGTGCGTGTGGACGCCGAGCGTAACTTGCTGCTCGTGAGGGGCGCCGTCCCGGGCCCGAAGGGTGGCGATCTGGTCGTGCGCCCGGCGACGAAGGCGCGCTAGCGGAGAACGCGGTGATGGAGCTGGCACTTCAAGAGGCGGGCGGTACCGTGCAGGTCGCGGACGCGGTGTTCGGGGCGCGTTTCAACGAGGCCCTGGTGCACCAGGTCGTCACGAGCTACCTGGCGGGGGCCCGGTCCGGTACGCGGGCCCAGAAGACGCGGGCCGAGGTGAGTGGAGGCAACTCCAAGCCCTGGCGGCAGAAGGGCAGCGGCCGGGCCCGTGTGGGCTCGTCGCGTAACCCCATCTGGCGGGGCGGCGGCGTGACGTTCGCGGCGAAGCCGACGGACTACTCCCAGAAGGTGAACAAGAAGATGTACCGGGGCGCCATGCGCGCCATCCTGTCCGAGCTCGCGCGTCTGGATCGTCTCCAGGTGGTCGACTCCTTCGGGGTGGACGCGGCGAAGACGAAGGAGTTGGCGCAGAAGCTGAACGCGCTCGGTCTGCAGGACGTGCTGATCGTGACCGACTCGGTCGACGACCGGCTCGCCCTGGCGGCGCGCAACCTGCCGCACGTGGCCGTGGTGGCCGCGCGCAGCGTCGACCCCGTCAGCCTGATCGGTTTCGAGAACGTGCTGGTCACCGTGCCGGCGCTGCGGGCCCTCGAGGAGAGGCTGGCATGAGCGAAGAGCGCCTGATGAAGCTGTTGCTGTCGCCGCACGTGTCCGAGAAGAGCACGCGGATCGCCGACAAGAGCCGGCAGTTCGTCTTCGAGGTCGTGCCCGACGCCACCAAGCCCGAGATCAAGCAGGCCGTGGAGCTGATGTTCAAGGTCGAGGTCGAGGGGGTGCAGGTGGTCAACGTCGCCGGCAAGCGCAAGCGGTTCGGGCGCATGGCCGGGCGGCGGCCTGACTGGAAGAAGGCGTACGTTCGCCTGAAGGCCGGCCACGACATCGATTTCGTCGGCGGGCAGTAGTCGAGAGGAGCGCGAAGATGCCGATCGTCAAGGCCAAACCGACCTCTGCGGGGAGGCGCTTTGTGGTCCGGGTGAAGAACCCGGAACTGCACAAGGGCGAGCCGTACGGGCCGTTGCTGGCACCCAAGTCGCGCAACGGGGGCCGCAACACCTACGGCCGCGTGACCGTGCGCCACCAGGGCGGGGGCCACAAGCAGCGCTATCGCATCGTGGACTTCAAGCGCGACAAGGACGGGATCCCGGGGCGCGTCGAGCGGCTCGAGTACGACCCGAACCGGAGCGCCCACCTGGCGCTGGTGCTCTATGCCGACGGCGAGCGCCGGTACGTGATCGCCGCCAAGGGGCTCGGCGTGGGCGCCGAGGTGATGTCGGGGCCGGAGGCGTCGATCAAGGTGGGTAACTGCCTGCCGCTGCGCAACATCCCGGTCGGCAGCATGGTGCACTGCGTGGAGATGAAGCCCGGCAAGGGCGCCCAGATGGCGCGCTCGGCAGGGACCTCGGTGCAGATCCTGGCGCGCGAGGGCGGGAACGCGACCCTGCGCATGCGCTCTGGCGAGGTGCGCAAGGTGCCCGTGGACTGCCGCGCGGTGGTGGGAGAGGTGAGCAACGGGGAGCACAATCTGGAGTCCCTGGGCAAGGCCGGCGCCAAGCGGTGGCGGGGTATCCGCCCGACCGTTCGGGGCGTGGTCATGAACCCGGTCGACCACCCGCACGGCGGCGGCGAGGGCCGCAGCTCGGGCGGGCGGCACCCGTGCACTCCGTGGGGCGTGCCGACGAAGGGCTACAAGACCCGCAAGAACAAGCGGACGACGGGCATGATCGTGCGTCGTCGCAAACAGCGCTGATAGAGGGCTACTGCGGTGCCGCGTTCAGTCAAGAAGGGGCCGTTCGTCGATCATCACCTGGTCAAGAAGGTCGACGCGGCGCGGTCGAGCGGGACCAAGCGCCCGATCAAGACCTGGTCGCGCCGTTCCATGGTCGTGCCCGATATGGTGGGTCTGACCATTGCGGTGCACAACGGGCGTCAGCATGTGCCGGTCCTCGTGACCGAGAACATGGTGGGCCACAAGTTGGGCGAGTTCGCATCCACGCGGATATTCCGCGGGCACGCCGCGGACCGCAAGGCGAAGAAGTGAGGGGCGCCGGAATGGAGACCCGATCGACGCTGCGCTACGCGCGCATTTCGGCCCAGAAGGCGCGCCTCGTCGCCGACCTGGTGCGGGGCATGCCGGTGGACCGGGCGTTGAGCACGCTCACGTTCACCGAGAAGAAGGCTGCGGGCATCGTCCGCAAGGTGCTCGAGTCCGCGATCGCGAACGCCGAGCACAACGAAGGCGCGGACGTGGACGAGTTGAAGGTTTCGGCGATCTGGGTGGATGAAGGCCCCACCATGAAGCGCATGCACGCGCGCGCGAAGGGGCGCGGCACGCGGGTCATGAAGCGCACCAGCCACATCACCGTCAAGGTGTCGGACGACTGAGAGAGGCCGCGATGGGACACAAGGTCAACCCGACGGGCATCCGCCTCGGCATCATCAAGGACTGGACTTCGCGCTGGTTCGCGGAGGGGCGGCGCTACGCCGACAATCTGAATACGGATCTGAAGGTGCGGACCTTCTTGAAGAAGCGTCTGGCAAACGCCTCGGTGAGCCGCATCCAGATCGATCGGCCGGCGCGCAATGCGCGCATCGTGGTCCACACGGCGCGGCCGGGGATCGTGATCGGCAAGAAGGGCGAGGACATCGAGGCATTGCGCCGCGAAGTCTCGTCGATGATCGGTGTGCCCGTGCACATTGGCGTGGAGGAGATCCGCAAGCCCGAGCTGGACGCGCAGCTGGTGGCGGAGAGCGTGGCCCAGCAGCTGGAGCGCCGGATCATGTTTCGCCGTGCCATGAAGCGCGCGGTGGCCAACGCCATGCGCATCGGTGCGCAGGGCATCCGGATCAACGTCGCCGGGCGGCTGAACGGTGCGGAGATCGCGCGGGCCGAGTGGTATCGCGAAGGTCGGGTGCCGCTGCACACGCTGCGGGCGGACATCGATTACGGGTTTGCCGAGGCGCGTACCACGTACGGCGTGATCGGCGTGAAGGTCTGGATCTTCAAGGGCGAGGTCTTCGAGCGCCGGGCCGAGGTCCAGGAAGCCGCGCCCGAGAAGGCTGCGGTTGCCTGAGGGGAGTGAGAGAACATGCTGCAGCCGACCCGTACCAAGTTCCGTAAGCAGCACAAGGGCCGCAACCGCGGGCTCGCCGAGCGTGGCGGCAAGGTGAGCTTCGGCGACTTCGGGCTGAAGGCCACCACGCGCGGGCGCCTGACGGCGCGCCAGATCGAGGCGGCCCGGCGGGCCATCAGCCGCTACGTGAAGCGTGGCGGTAAGGTCTGGATCCGGGTGTTCCCCGACAAGCCGGTCTCGAAGAAGCCCCTCGAGGTCCGCATGGGCAGCGGCAAGGGCAACGTGGAGTACTGGGTGGCCCTGGTGCAGCCCGGCAAGGTGCTCTACGAGATGGAGGGCGTTCCCGAGGAGATCGCCCGTGAGGCGTTCCGGCTGGCGGCCGCGAAGTTGCCCATCCGGACGACGGTCGTGGAGAGGGTGGTGCTCTGATGAACGTGCGCGAGCTGAGAGGGAAGAACGTGGGCGAGCTCGGCGAGGAGCTGCGCGGCCGGCTGCGTGAGCAGTTCAACCTGCGTATGCAGAAGGGCTCGGGTCAGACGCCGCGGCCGCACCTGTTCAAGGCGGTGCGCAGGGAGATCGCCCGGATCAAGACGGTGATGAGCGAGCGCTCCTACGGGAGTGAGAGGTCATGAGCGAGACGACGCACACACCCCGGACCCTGGTCGGGCGGGTGGTCAGCGACAAGATGGAGAAGAGCGCCACGGTTCTCGTGGAGCGCAAGGTGAAGCACGAGCTTTACGGCAAGTACGTTCGCCGCTCGACGAAGCTGCACGTCCACGACGAGCAGAACGAGTGTCGCGAGGGCGACCTGGTGGAGGTCGTCGAAGGGCGTCCGGTCTCGAAGACGAAGGCTTGGCGTCTGCACCGGGTGGTCGAGCGGGCGCGGTGAGGGCGCCCTCAGGGCGATAGTGGGGCTGCCGCGTACGGGTACGGAGGCTGGCGATGATTCAGATGCAGACAATGCTGGACGCGGCGGACAACAGCGGCGCGCGGCGGCTCATGTGCATCAAGGTCCTTGGGGGATCGAAGAGGCGGTATGCCGGTATCGGCGACGTCATCAAGGTCACCGTGAAAGAGGCGATTCCTCGAGGCAAGGTGAAGAAGGGCGAGGTCTACAACGCCGTGGTCGTGCGCACCCGCAAGGGCGTACGGCGGGCGGACGGGTCGCTGGTGCGTTTCGATGGCAACGCGGCTGTGCTGCTCAACAACCAGCTCCAGCCCATCGGCACGCGCATCTTCGGGCCGGTCACTCGCGAACTGCGCAGCGAGCGGTTCATGAAGATCATCTCTCTGGCGCCGGAAGTGCTCTGAGGCGGTTGCGATCATGCACAGGATTCGTAAGGGTGATCAGGTCGTCGTCCAGACCGGCAAGGACAAGGGCAAGCGCGGGACGGTTCTGCGCGTGCTCGAGAATGACCGGGTGGTCGTCGAGAACGTTAACGTGGCGAAGAAGCACACTCGCCCGAACCCGATGCGCGGTGCGCAGGGCGGGATCGTGGAGAAGGAGATGCCCATCCACGTTTCGAACGTAGCGGTGTACAACCCGGGCGCCAAGAAGGGCGACCGCGTGGGATTCCGCACGCTCGAGGACGGCCGCAAGGTCCGGTACTTCAAGTCGAACGGCGAAGTCGTCGACGCGTAGGGGCGCGGCCATGTCAAGACTTCAGGAATACTACCGGGGCACTGTCGTCAAGCAGTTGACGGACAAGTTCCAGTATCCCAACCCGATGCAGGTGCCGCGCATCGTCAAGGTCACGCTCAACATGGGTGTGGGCGAGGCGGTGGGTGACCGCAAGGTGCTGGACAACGCGGTGGGGGACATGACGCAGATCGCTGGGCAGAAGCCCGTGATCACGAAGGCGCGCACCTC comes from Gammaproteobacteria bacterium and encodes:
- the rplC gene encoding 50S ribosomal protein L3, producing the protein MTMGVVGRKAGMTRIFTEDGAYIPVTVIEVTPNRVTQVKSAENDGYRAVQVTCGTRRASRVTRPMVGHFAKAGVEAGRGLWEFRLGDGEGVDLAIGQEVRVDMFQAGQKVDVTGTTQGKGFAGVIKRYHFSAQDATHGNSLSHRAPGSIGQRQTPGRVVKGKRMAGHLGNARRTSQTLEVVRVDAERNLLLVRGAVPGPKGGDLVVRPATKAR
- the rplD gene encoding 50S ribosomal protein L4, translated to MELALQEAGGTVQVADAVFGARFNEALVHQVVTSYLAGARSGTRAQKTRAEVSGGNSKPWRQKGSGRARVGSSRNPIWRGGGVTFAAKPTDYSQKVNKKMYRGAMRAILSELARLDRLQVVDSFGVDAAKTKELAQKLNALGLQDVLIVTDSVDDRLALAARNLPHVAVVAARSVDPVSLIGFENVLVTVPALRALEERLA
- the rplW gene encoding 50S ribosomal protein L23 — translated: MSEERLMKLLLSPHVSEKSTRIADKSRQFVFEVVPDATKPEIKQAVELMFKVEVEGVQVVNVAGKRKRFGRMAGRRPDWKKAYVRLKAGHDIDFVGGQ
- the rplB gene encoding 50S ribosomal protein L2, translated to MPIVKAKPTSAGRRFVVRVKNPELHKGEPYGPLLAPKSRNGGRNTYGRVTVRHQGGGHKQRYRIVDFKRDKDGIPGRVERLEYDPNRSAHLALVLYADGERRYVIAAKGLGVGAEVMSGPEASIKVGNCLPLRNIPVGSMVHCVEMKPGKGAQMARSAGTSVQILAREGGNATLRMRSGEVRKVPVDCRAVVGEVSNGEHNLESLGKAGAKRWRGIRPTVRGVVMNPVDHPHGGGEGRSSGGRHPCTPWGVPTKGYKTRKNKRTTGMIVRRRKQR
- the rpsS gene encoding 30S ribosomal protein S19 is translated as MPRSVKKGPFVDHHLVKKVDAARSSGTKRPIKTWSRRSMVVPDMVGLTIAVHNGRQHVPVLVTENMVGHKLGEFASTRIFRGHAADRKAKK
- the rplV gene encoding 50S ribosomal protein L22, coding for METRSTLRYARISAQKARLVADLVRGMPVDRALSTLTFTEKKAAGIVRKVLESAIANAEHNEGADVDELKVSAIWVDEGPTMKRMHARAKGRGTRVMKRTSHITVKVSDD
- the rpsC gene encoding 30S ribosomal protein S3, which translates into the protein MGHKVNPTGIRLGIIKDWTSRWFAEGRRYADNLNTDLKVRTFLKKRLANASVSRIQIDRPARNARIVVHTARPGIVIGKKGEDIEALRREVSSMIGVPVHIGVEEIRKPELDAQLVAESVAQQLERRIMFRRAMKRAVANAMRIGAQGIRINVAGRLNGAEIARAEWYREGRVPLHTLRADIDYGFAEARTTYGVIGVKVWIFKGEVFERRAEVQEAAPEKAAVA
- the rplP gene encoding 50S ribosomal protein L16, with protein sequence MLQPTRTKFRKQHKGRNRGLAERGGKVSFGDFGLKATTRGRLTARQIEAARRAISRYVKRGGKVWIRVFPDKPVSKKPLEVRMGSGKGNVEYWVALVQPGKVLYEMEGVPEEIAREAFRLAAAKLPIRTTVVERVVL
- the rpmC gene encoding 50S ribosomal protein L29, which encodes MNVRELRGKNVGELGEELRGRLREQFNLRMQKGSGQTPRPHLFKAVRREIARIKTVMSERSYGSERS
- the rpsQ gene encoding 30S ribosomal protein S17 translates to MSETTHTPRTLVGRVVSDKMEKSATVLVERKVKHELYGKYVRRSTKLHVHDEQNECREGDLVEVVEGRPVSKTKAWRLHRVVERAR
- the rplN gene encoding 50S ribosomal protein L14 is translated as MIQMQTMLDAADNSGARRLMCIKVLGGSKRRYAGIGDVIKVTVKEAIPRGKVKKGEVYNAVVVRTRKGVRRADGSLVRFDGNAAVLLNNQLQPIGTRIFGPVTRELRSERFMKIISLAPEVL
- the rplX gene encoding 50S ribosomal protein L24; protein product: MHRIRKGDQVVVQTGKDKGKRGTVLRVLENDRVVVENVNVAKKHTRPNPMRGAQGGIVEKEMPIHVSNVAVYNPGAKKGDRVGFRTLEDGRKVRYFKSNGEVVDA